A genomic stretch from Cloacibacterium caeni includes:
- the uvrC gene encoding excinuclease ABC subunit UvrC, translating into MNSNLELQLKTLPSEPGVYRYYDKNGQLLYVGKAKNLKKRVLSYFNKNQNGYRTRIMVSKIVRLETTVVNSEYDALLLENNLIKEHQPFYNVMLKDDKTYPWICIKNENFPRVFLTRTIIKDGSEYYGPYAKVRPAKILLETIKNLYKIRSCNLDLAPKKIEDGKYKVCLEYHIKNCKGPCEGLESLESYDEKIDAIRGIIKGDFRKARKYLEDEMFRFAANLEFEAAQNVKERLEFLEDYQARNTVVNPNIDDVDVFGMTSDETAAYVNFFKIRNGNIVQSFTTEIKKMLEETDEEILEEALIEIRQKFASESKEILLPFHLNIEIPNIKLIVPKVGDKKRIVELSEKNAKEYRLEKLKQVQIVDPERHTNRIMAEMQKLLRMPVEPRHIEGFDNSNIQGSNPVSACVVFKDGKPSKSDYRIFHVKTVEGPNDFATMEEVIYRRYKRMLDEGENLPQLILIDGGKGQLSSAVKSLKLLGLYGKITIVGIAKRLEEIFFPEDPIPLYLDKKSETLKILQRVRDEAHRFGVKHHRTRRTNNTIKSELEEIPGVGEKTIELLLKKLKSVKRVKEANLETLEEILGKQKGKIVWEFFNQ; encoded by the coding sequence ATGAATTCAAATCTCGAACTTCAACTCAAAACACTTCCTTCAGAACCCGGAGTTTACCGTTATTACGATAAAAACGGACAACTTTTGTATGTAGGAAAAGCCAAAAATTTGAAGAAAAGAGTGCTTTCTTATTTCAACAAAAATCAAAACGGTTACAGAACCAGAATTATGGTTTCTAAAATTGTACGATTAGAAACGACCGTTGTAAACTCTGAATATGACGCACTTTTATTAGAAAATAATCTAATCAAAGAACATCAGCCGTTTTACAATGTTATGTTGAAGGACGATAAGACCTATCCTTGGATTTGTATTAAAAACGAAAATTTCCCGCGTGTTTTTTTGACTAGAACCATCATCAAAGATGGAAGTGAATATTACGGACCTTATGCTAAAGTTCGTCCAGCAAAAATTTTATTGGAAACAATTAAAAATTTGTATAAAATTCGTTCTTGCAATTTAGATTTGGCCCCGAAAAAAATTGAAGACGGAAAATATAAAGTTTGCTTAGAATACCATATCAAAAATTGCAAAGGTCCTTGTGAAGGCTTAGAAAGTCTGGAAAGTTATGATGAAAAAATAGATGCCATCCGTGGAATTATCAAAGGAGATTTCCGAAAAGCGAGGAAATATTTAGAAGACGAAATGTTTCGTTTTGCTGCCAATTTAGAGTTTGAAGCAGCACAAAATGTAAAAGAAAGATTAGAGTTTTTAGAAGATTACCAAGCGAGAAATACGGTTGTAAATCCAAATATAGATGATGTAGATGTTTTCGGAATGACGAGTGATGAAACCGCAGCTTATGTGAATTTCTTCAAAATTAGAAACGGAAATATTGTCCAAAGTTTCACTACTGAAATCAAAAAAATGCTGGAAGAAACCGATGAAGAAATTTTGGAAGAAGCACTCATAGAAATCCGACAAAAATTCGCTTCGGAATCCAAAGAAATTTTGCTTCCTTTTCACTTGAATATAGAAATTCCGAATATAAAACTCATCGTTCCAAAAGTGGGTGACAAGAAACGAATTGTAGAACTTTCTGAAAAAAACGCCAAAGAATACAGACTCGAAAAACTGAAACAAGTTCAAATTGTAGATCCAGAAAGACACACCAACAGAATTATGGCAGAAATGCAAAAACTGCTCAGAATGCCAGTAGAACCTAGACATATTGAAGGATTTGACAATTCTAATATTCAAGGAAGTAATCCTGTTTCGGCTTGTGTCGTTTTCAAAGACGGAAAACCGAGTAAATCTGATTACCGAATTTTCCATGTAAAAACAGTAGAAGGACCGAATGATTTTGCAACGATGGAAGAAGTGATTTACAGACGTTACAAAAGAATGCTAGATGAAGGCGAAAATCTTCCGCAACTGATTTTGATTGACGGAGGAAAAGGTCAACTTTCGTCTGCAGTGAAAAGTTTGAAATTGCTTGGACTATACGGAAAAATTACGATTGTGGGAATTGCAAAACGTTTGGAAGAAATTTTCTTTCCAGAAGATCCAATTCCGTTGTATTTAGATAAAAAATCTGAAACTTTGAAAATTTTGCAAAGAGTTCGTGACGAAGCGCACCGTTTTGGCGTAAAACATCACAGAACGCGCAGAACCAACAATACCATAAAATCTGAATTGGAAGAGATACCTGGAGTTGGCGAAAAAACCATAGAATTGCTTCTGAAAAAACTAAAATCTGTAAAACGGGTAAAAGAAGCCAACCTAGAAACTCTGGAAGAAATTCTTGGGAAGCAAAAAGGGAAAATTGTTTGGGAGTTTTTTAATCAATAA
- a CDS encoding acyl-CoA carboxylase subunit beta, translated as MDLQFNKNEDTNKLRLSEINQLYAKIKKGGGEKALQKQHEQGKLTARERIAYLLDNDDEAIEIAAFAGHEMYEEHGGCPSAGVVVKIGKISGKQCIVVANDATVKAGAWFPITGKKNLRAQEIAMENRLPIIYLVDSAGVYLPMQDEIFPDKEHFGRIFRNNAKMSAMGIIQISAIMGSCVAGGAYLPIMSDEAMIVDKTGSIFLAGSYLVKAAIGENIDNETLGGATTHCEISGVTDYKAKDDKKALDRIKNIMKSIGDFEKAGFDRTESFPPKENPEEIFGIIPASRAEQYDTYEIIKRLVDNSEFEEYKPDYGKTIICATARIDGWSVGIVANQRKMVKSGKGEMQFGGVIYSDSADKATRFIANCNQRKIPLVFLQDVTGFMVGSKSEHGGIIKDGAKMVNAVANSVVPKFTIITGNSFGAGNYAMCGKAYDPRLIVSWPWAELAVMGGSQAAKVLVQIQESTLKKQGKEITTEEHNKLVEKITQNYTKQTKVEYSAARIWVDAIINPLDTRKWVSAGIEGANNSPITDKFNLGVIQV; from the coding sequence ATGGACTTACAATTCAATAAAAACGAAGACACAAATAAACTCAGGCTTTCAGAAATTAATCAACTCTATGCCAAAATCAAAAAAGGTGGCGGGGAAAAAGCTTTACAAAAACAGCACGAACAAGGCAAACTCACTGCTAGAGAACGTATCGCTTATCTTCTTGATAATGATGATGAAGCGATAGAAATAGCAGCTTTTGCAGGTCACGAAATGTATGAAGAACATGGTGGCTGTCCAAGTGCAGGTGTAGTTGTGAAAATAGGGAAGATTTCTGGCAAACAATGTATTGTTGTAGCCAATGATGCTACCGTAAAAGCAGGAGCTTGGTTCCCTATTACAGGAAAGAAAAACCTTAGAGCGCAAGAAATCGCCATGGAAAACAGATTACCAATCATCTATTTGGTAGATTCTGCAGGTGTTTATCTTCCTATGCAAGACGAAATTTTCCCAGACAAGGAACATTTTGGCAGAATTTTTAGAAATAATGCGAAAATGTCTGCAATGGGAATTATCCAAATTTCTGCCATTATGGGAAGTTGTGTTGCAGGTGGTGCTTACCTTCCAATTATGAGTGACGAAGCCATGATTGTAGATAAAACAGGTTCTATTTTCTTAGCTGGAAGTTATTTGGTAAAAGCTGCAATTGGTGAAAATATTGACAATGAAACTTTGGGTGGAGCAACGACACATTGCGAAATTTCTGGAGTTACAGATTATAAAGCCAAAGATGACAAAAAAGCTTTAGACAGAATTAAAAACATTATGAAATCCATTGGTGATTTCGAAAAAGCAGGATTCGATAGGACAGAAAGTTTTCCTCCAAAAGAAAATCCAGAAGAAATTTTTGGTATTATCCCCGCTTCTAGAGCAGAACAATATGACACTTATGAAATCATCAAACGATTAGTTGATAATTCAGAATTCGAAGAATATAAACCAGATTATGGCAAAACTATTATTTGTGCTACAGCAAGAATTGATGGTTGGTCCGTAGGAATTGTAGCCAATCAAAGAAAAATGGTGAAATCTGGGAAAGGTGAAATGCAGTTTGGAGGTGTTATTTATTCAGATTCTGCAGATAAAGCTACTAGATTTATAGCCAATTGTAATCAAAGAAAAATTCCTTTGGTTTTCTTACAAGATGTAACTGGCTTTATGGTAGGTTCAAAATCAGAACATGGCGGAATCATAAAAGACGGTGCCAAAATGGTAAATGCAGTTGCCAATTCTGTTGTTCCTAAATTCACCATTATTACAGGTAATTCTTTCGGTGCAGGAAATTACGCCATGTGCGGAAAAGCTTATGACCCAAGATTAATTGTTTCTTGGCCTTGGGCAGAATTAGCCGTTATGGGAGGCTCTCAAGCAGCAAAAGTTTTGGTTCAAATTCAAGAATCTACTCTCAAAAAACAAGGAAAGGAAATTACAACAGAAGAACATAATAAACTTGTAGAGAAAATCACTCAGAACTATACCAAACAAACAAAAGTAGAATATTCTGCAGCTAGGATTTGGGTTGATGCTATTATCAATCCATTAGACACCAGAAAATGGGTATCTGCTGGTATAGAAGGGGCAAATAATTCTCCAATAACCGATAAGTTTAATTTGGGAGTTATCCAAGTATAA
- a CDS encoding transposase encodes MRTSKFTDSQILAILKEYESGQTAKELSRKYGFHYQTLHDWKKKFSGISSTKELQKIKELESENNRLKKMFANLSLEHEALKDLLSKKW; translated from the coding sequence ATGAGAACAAGCAAATTTACAGACAGTCAGATTTTGGCAATTCTAAAAGAATATGAATCTGGACAAACAGCAAAAGAATTATCTCGTAAATATGGTTTCCACTACCAAACCTTGCATGATTGGAAGAAGAAGTTCAGTGGGATAAGTTCTACCAAAGAACTTCAAAAAATCAAAGAATTAGAATCGGAGAACAACCGATTGAAAAAGATGTTTGCCAACTTGAGTTTGGAACATGAAGCCTTAAAAGACCTTCTATCAAAAAAGTGGTAA
- the rfbC gene encoding dTDP-4-dehydrorhamnose 3,5-epimerase, which produces MEIEKTPLLDCFILKPKIWNDNRGYFFENYNKNIFQKLSGKEVDFVQDNLAFSHYGAIRGLHMQLPPNAQAKLVYCVQGRILDVAVDVRKNSPTFGQSFAVELTEENRWQLFVPKGFLHGYSVLSETALVGYKCDDFYNKESECGIHPLDKTVIIDWIIPAEQQLISEKDLNAISFLELPEIII; this is translated from the coding sequence ATGGAGATAGAAAAAACACCTCTTTTAGATTGTTTTATTTTAAAACCGAAAATCTGGAACGATAACCGCGGTTATTTTTTCGAAAATTATAATAAAAATATTTTCCAAAAACTTTCTGGCAAAGAAGTAGATTTTGTTCAAGATAACCTTGCGTTTTCACATTACGGAGCAATCAGAGGTTTGCACATGCAGCTGCCACCTAATGCACAAGCTAAATTAGTTTATTGTGTACAAGGTAGAATTTTAGATGTTGCAGTAGATGTAAGAAAAAATTCTCCCACTTTTGGTCAGTCTTTTGCCGTGGAACTCACCGAAGAAAACAGATGGCAATTATTTGTGCCAAAAGGTTTTTTGCATGGGTATTCTGTACTTTCAGAAACAGCATTGGTTGGATACAAGTGTGATGATTTTTATAATAAAGAGTCAGAATGCGGCATTCATCCATTAGATAAAACCGTAATTATTGATTGGATAATTCCAGCAGAGCAACAATTAATCTCCGAAAAAGATTTAAACGCTATTTCTTTTTTAGAACTTCCTGAAATTATTATATAA
- a CDS encoding putative type IX sorting system protein PorV2 — MKKYLLLLTFLSVIGNAQIVRKYSNEFLNIGAGARGLAMGGAVISNQNDVYAPMWNPAGLTEVESDWQGAAMHAEYFESIAKYDYISFAKALDSKDGVLGISIVRLGVDNILNTTQMIDSEGNIDYDKISKFSTSDYAGIISYAFRPGGNQKLSVGINAKIVYRNIGKFANGFGFGFDAGAIYRADSGYQFGAMLRDATTTVNFWSINQKELSTVVNGEEFNPAPKDKMEITMPKLNLGVSKNFEINRDLELLPEAGLNVDFAKTAAVISTDFASISPYLGAELSFQKMIFVRAGLNRFQTVTDIEDLKRKVSMQPSAGIGIKYKGLTLDYAITNTGIGGSNYFSNFFSLKLDMRDFRY; from the coding sequence ATGAAAAAATATTTACTTCTTTTAACCTTTTTGTCAGTCATTGGCAACGCACAAATCGTAAGAAAATATTCTAACGAATTTCTCAATATTGGAGCTGGAGCCAGAGGTTTAGCAATGGGAGGCGCTGTGATTTCTAATCAGAATGATGTCTATGCTCCGATGTGGAATCCAGCTGGTTTAACCGAAGTAGAAAGCGATTGGCAAGGCGCAGCAATGCACGCAGAATATTTTGAATCTATTGCTAAATACGATTATATTTCTTTCGCCAAAGCGCTCGATTCTAAAGATGGCGTTTTGGGAATTTCTATTGTGAGACTGGGAGTTGATAATATTTTGAACACTACTCAGATGATAGACTCTGAAGGAAACATAGATTATGATAAAATTTCTAAATTTTCCACTTCAGATTACGCAGGAATCATTTCTTATGCTTTTCGTCCTGGTGGAAACCAAAAACTAAGCGTAGGAATTAATGCCAAAATTGTTTACCGAAATATTGGGAAATTTGCCAATGGTTTTGGGTTTGGATTTGATGCAGGAGCTATTTATCGTGCAGATTCTGGTTACCAATTTGGAGCTATGCTGAGAGATGCCACTACTACGGTTAATTTTTGGAGTATCAACCAAAAAGAATTATCAACAGTAGTAAACGGAGAAGAATTCAATCCCGCTCCGAAAGATAAAATGGAAATTACCATGCCTAAATTGAATCTAGGCGTTTCCAAAAATTTTGAAATCAATAGGGATTTAGAATTATTGCCAGAAGCTGGTCTTAATGTAGATTTTGCCAAAACCGCCGCAGTAATTTCTACAGATTTTGCGAGTATTTCGCCTTATTTGGGTGCGGAACTCAGTTTCCAGAAAATGATTTTTGTGAGAGCTGGACTCAATAGATTTCAAACTGTGACCGATATCGAAGACCTAAAACGCAAAGTTTCTATGCAACCAAGCGCTGGAATTGGCATCAAATACAAGGGACTTACGCTAGATTACGCCATCACCAATACTGGAATTGGCGGCAGCAATTATTTCTCGAATTTCTTTTCTCTGAAATTGGATATGAGAGATTTTAGATATTAG
- a CDS encoding IS3 family transposase, with protein sequence MDYLVSEYPINIRQACKSLNFEQSSYYYHPKKQDDSEVIDCLNTLSEKHPSYGFKKMFHSFRNQGFGWNHKKVYRVYKKLGLNLVRKRRRRLASRERQNLEVPNNYNEIWSMDFMSDALFNSRRFRTLNIIDDYNREAIWMEIGLSIGAIHMTDLMEWVIKERGKPKAIRTDNGPEFTSTVFTNWCHKHRIEIRYIQPGKPVQNDFIERFNRSYRTEVLDARIFNNLVEVREITQEWMEHYNYHRPHESLENLSPIEYLLKRENSPKLDSINEFSPFRQNFTTPTA encoded by the coding sequence GTGGATTATCTTGTTTCAGAGTATCCGATTAACATTCGGCAGGCGTGTAAATCTTTGAATTTTGAGCAAAGCAGTTATTATTACCATCCGAAGAAACAAGATGATTCAGAGGTAATTGATTGTCTAAACACGCTTTCTGAAAAGCATCCGAGTTATGGCTTCAAGAAAATGTTCCACAGTTTTCGAAACCAAGGTTTTGGTTGGAACCATAAGAAAGTATACAGAGTTTACAAAAAATTAGGACTAAATTTAGTTCGAAAACGTAGAAGAAGATTAGCGTCCAGAGAACGACAAAATTTGGAAGTTCCTAACAACTATAATGAAATTTGGAGTATGGATTTTATGAGTGATGCTTTGTTCAATTCAAGAAGATTTCGAACACTCAATATCATTGATGACTATAACAGAGAAGCGATTTGGATGGAAATTGGCTTGTCAATCGGAGCCATTCATATGACAGATTTGATGGAATGGGTCATAAAAGAAAGAGGCAAACCCAAAGCTATTAGAACAGATAATGGACCTGAATTTACCAGTACTGTTTTCACGAATTGGTGCCACAAACACAGGATTGAAATACGCTACATCCAACCAGGAAAACCAGTACAAAATGATTTTATAGAACGCTTTAATAGAAGTTATAGAACCGAAGTTTTGGATGCTAGAATTTTTAATAATTTGGTGGAAGTTAGAGAAATTACCCAAGAATGGATGGAACATTATAACTATCACAGACCTCATGAAAGCTTGGAGAACTTATCTCCAATAGAATATTTGTTGAAAAGGGAAAACTCGCCAAAGCTAGATTCCATCAACGAGTTTTCTCCTTTCCGACAAAATTTTACAACACCAACAGCATAA
- a CDS encoding TonB-dependent receptor plug domain-containing protein, translated as MKKLLFFLALSFVQMSFAQENNLRKIISNNSQNVKIRDNKNSQNVLYVINGMPTFSDCFAINVQNIESINVIKGERATGLYGYRAKNGVLIFKTKPNTQFLNFKNIVKEFKISKADQFLPIVLNKHFVDEKDYLLLDKSAIISVKILEEQPFVEPVLLPKGKAIYIETMEMK; from the coding sequence ATGAAAAAATTATTATTTTTCCTTGCTTTGTCTTTTGTTCAAATGAGTTTTGCTCAAGAAAATAACCTCAGAAAAATTATTTCTAACAACTCTCAGAATGTAAAAATCCGAGATAACAAAAACTCCCAAAATGTTCTATATGTGATTAACGGAATGCCAACTTTTTCTGATTGCTTTGCAATTAATGTTCAAAACATTGAAAGTATTAATGTTATAAAAGGAGAAAGAGCAACGGGATTATATGGTTATAGAGCAAAAAATGGAGTTTTAATCTTTAAAACTAAACCAAATACTCAATTTCTAAATTTTAAAAATATTGTTAAAGAATTTAAAATTTCAAAAGCGGACCAATTCTTGCCAATTGTGCTCAACAAACATTTCGTAGATGAAAAAGATTATCTCCTTTTAGATAAATCTGCCATCATTTCTGTGAAAATTTTAGAAGAACAACCGTTTGTAGAACCTGTTCTCTTACCAAAAGGAAAAGCAATTTATATTGAAACAATGGAAATGAAATAG
- the rfbD gene encoding dTDP-4-dehydrorhamnose reductase has product MKKILVTGANGQLGQCLQKISSQFEEFEFIFTDSETLDITIKEEVNDFFWQNAPDFCINAAAYTAVDLAETEVEKAFLVNADGAENLAEACAENNAQFIHVSTDYVFDGENNLAYTEEDFTNPLGVYGASKLAGDELALEVNPCSVILRTSWVYSEFGKNFVKTMLSLFATKEELNIVADQFGQPTNANDLAEAIMKIIKSEKITPGIFNFSNLGRISWFDFAEKIAELSEAKIKLNAIETSQYPTPAKRPKNSVLDLDKISKTYAIQLKSWEESLEGCVQILQNN; this is encoded by the coding sequence ATGAAAAAAATTTTAGTTACTGGAGCAAACGGACAATTAGGACAATGCCTTCAGAAAATTTCTTCTCAATTTGAAGAGTTCGAATTTATTTTTACAGATTCAGAAACATTAGATATTACCATTAAAGAAGAAGTAAATGATTTCTTTTGGCAAAATGCTCCTGATTTTTGTATTAATGCTGCGGCTTATACTGCGGTAGATTTAGCAGAGACAGAGGTAGAAAAAGCTTTTTTGGTGAATGCAGATGGTGCAGAAAACTTGGCAGAAGCATGTGCAGAAAATAATGCGCAGTTTATTCACGTTTCTACAGACTATGTTTTTGATGGCGAAAATAATTTAGCATATACCGAAGAAGACTTTACCAATCCTTTGGGAGTTTATGGTGCATCTAAATTAGCAGGAGACGAATTGGCTTTAGAAGTAAATCCATGTTCGGTTATTCTCAGAACTTCATGGGTGTATTCAGAATTTGGCAAAAATTTTGTAAAAACCATGCTGAGTCTTTTCGCTACTAAGGAAGAATTGAATATTGTAGCAGACCAATTTGGTCAACCAACCAATGCCAATGATTTAGCAGAAGCGATTATGAAAATTATAAAATCAGAAAAAATCACACCTGGGATTTTTAATTTTTCTAATTTGGGAAGAATTTCTTGGTTTGATTTTGCCGAAAAAATTGCAGAACTTTCAGAAGCTAAGATTAAATTAAACGCAATCGAGACGTCGCAATATCCTACACCAGCAAAAAGACCGAAAAATAGCGTTCTAGATTTAGACAAAATTTCTAAAACCTATGCTATCCAATTAAAATCTTGGGAAGAAAGTCTAGAAGGCTGCGTTCAAATATTACAAAATAATTAA
- a CDS encoding DMT family transporter yields MYKTSTFRLHLIVFLWGFTAILGKLIHANAEVLVFYRMLFASVFLYLFIRIIKKDSIKVSKKLLLKLVGIGSLMAFHWLFFFSSIKVSNVSIALSCLGTSTLFAALLEPLIFKRKIDLSEIVMGIVIVICISLIFKVEFQYKLGIIYGLICALLGTIFSVFNGKLYGKTSSGNIIFYEIFGGFLVISLYYVFSGQISQIGEISYRDLALLTLLASVFTAYPMFESVNLMKYISPFTLILTVNLEPIYGIILAFFIFGESEKMSAVFYGASLVMILAIVINGVIKARKKSKEIAIENTQE; encoded by the coding sequence ATGTATAAAACTTCTACTTTTAGGCTTCATTTGATTGTTTTTTTATGGGGATTTACTGCTATTTTGGGGAAACTGATTCATGCGAATGCAGAAGTTTTGGTTTTTTACAGAATGCTTTTTGCTTCGGTTTTTCTCTATCTATTTATTAGGATTATCAAAAAAGACAGCATAAAAGTTTCTAAGAAATTGCTCTTAAAATTAGTAGGAATAGGAAGTTTAATGGCATTTCACTGGTTGTTTTTCTTCAGTTCTATTAAGGTTTCTAATGTATCTATTGCGCTGAGTTGTCTGGGAACATCTACCTTGTTTGCTGCACTGCTAGAACCTCTTATTTTTAAAAGAAAAATAGACCTTTCGGAGATTGTGATGGGAATAGTAATTGTGATTTGTATTTCCTTAATTTTCAAAGTAGAATTTCAGTATAAATTAGGAATTATTTACGGGTTAATTTGCGCTTTACTCGGAACTATTTTTTCAGTTTTTAACGGAAAATTATATGGTAAAACATCATCTGGAAATATTATTTTCTATGAAATTTTCGGAGGTTTTCTGGTGATTAGTTTGTATTACGTTTTTTCTGGTCAAATTTCACAAATTGGCGAAATAAGTTACCGTGATTTAGCGTTATTAACCTTATTGGCGAGTGTTTTTACAGCATATCCTATGTTTGAGTCAGTGAATTTGATGAAGTATATTTCACCATTTACCTTGATTCTTACAGTAAATTTAGAGCCTATTTATGGAATTATATTGGCTTTTTTTATCTTTGGAGAATCAGAAAAAATGAGTGCTGTTTTTTATGGAGCTTCTTTGGTTATGATTTTGGCAATTGTTATTAACGGAGTCATTAAAGCCAGAAAAAAATCCAAAGAAATAGCGATAGAAAACACTCAAGAGTGA